One genomic region from Vibrio sp. STUT-A11 encodes:
- the citD gene encoding citrate lyase acyl carrier protein has protein sequence MKIIQPAFAGTLESSDLQVRIEPNPEGVIDIALDSSVQKQFGAAIESLVREVLSSMGVESAQLEIEDKGALDCVIKARVQAAVMRAAENKNIEWGALS, from the coding sequence ATGAAAATTATACAGCCCGCTTTTGCAGGCACACTGGAGTCCAGTGATCTGCAAGTTCGTATTGAGCCTAACCCTGAAGGTGTGATTGATATTGCTCTAGACAGTTCGGTGCAGAAGCAGTTCGGTGCTGCTATTGAAAGTTTGGTTCGTGAAGTGCTCAGTAGTATGGGCGTGGAATCTGCCCAGCTTGAGATTGAAGACAAAGGTGCCTTGGATTGTGTGATTAAAGCTCGAGTCCAAGCAGCAGTAATGCGCGCTGCCGAGAATAAAAATATTGAATGGGGAGCACTATCATGA
- the citF gene encoding citrate lyase subunit alpha — protein sequence MTAFGGANRTTPYLADANAKTGRKMKTDLEQAICNSGLQDGMTISFHHSFRGGDKVINMVMETIANMGFKNLTLAPSSLTSVHSPIVEHIRNGVVSKLYTSGIRGELGEAISNGLLQEPVHIHSHGGRVHLVQSGELNIDVAFIGVPCCDEFGNANGIHGQSRCGSLGYAKVDAQHAKHVIMLTESLAPYPNHPASITQDYVDAVVKVSEVGDPAKIGGGETRLTSNPRELLIAKRAADVIINTPYFKQGFNLQTGSGGASLAVTRFLENEMVKQGITAEFALGGITSTMVAMHEKGLIKHLLDVQCFDAGAADSLARNPNHIEISANEYANPSSKGAVVDRLDIVILSALEIDTQFNVNVISGSDGVIRGASGGHCDTAAGASLAIVVAPLVRGRIPTVVSRVLNTVTPGESVDVLVTDHGVAVNPKRADVREQLESKGVELVEIEDLYQRAMTLTGEPVPIEFEEQIVGYVRYRDGSVIDVIRRVKQ from the coding sequence CTGACCGCATTTGGTGGTGCCAACCGTACCACGCCTTATCTGGCTGATGCGAACGCAAAAACGGGTCGCAAAATGAAAACGGACCTTGAGCAAGCGATCTGCAACTCAGGTCTACAAGATGGGATGACCATCTCTTTCCACCACTCATTTCGTGGTGGGGATAAAGTCATCAATATGGTGATGGAAACGATCGCTAACATGGGTTTTAAAAACTTAACGTTAGCGCCGAGTTCACTAACCAGCGTCCATTCGCCTATCGTTGAGCACATTCGTAATGGTGTGGTGAGTAAGCTTTATACCTCGGGCATTCGCGGCGAACTGGGCGAGGCGATTTCGAACGGATTATTGCAAGAACCTGTGCATATTCATTCCCACGGCGGCCGTGTTCACCTGGTACAAAGTGGTGAGCTGAACATTGATGTCGCCTTTATCGGTGTTCCTTGTTGTGATGAATTTGGCAACGCCAATGGCATTCATGGTCAATCTCGCTGCGGATCGCTAGGTTATGCCAAAGTGGATGCTCAGCATGCAAAACATGTGATCATGCTAACTGAAAGTTTAGCACCTTATCCCAACCATCCTGCGTCTATCACGCAAGATTATGTAGATGCGGTAGTGAAAGTCTCTGAAGTGGGTGACCCAGCCAAAATTGGTGGCGGTGAAACGCGCCTTACCAGCAATCCACGTGAACTTCTGATCGCCAAGCGAGCGGCGGATGTCATCATCAACACACCTTATTTCAAACAAGGCTTTAACCTACAAACCGGATCTGGTGGTGCGTCGTTAGCGGTCACTCGCTTTTTAGAAAATGAAATGGTGAAACAAGGCATTACAGCTGAGTTTGCGTTAGGTGGCATCACCTCAACTATGGTAGCGATGCACGAAAAAGGTCTGATTAAACATTTACTGGATGTGCAATGTTTTGATGCGGGTGCGGCGGACTCATTAGCGCGCAACCCAAATCATATTGAGATTTCCGCTAACGAATACGCGAATCCATCCTCAAAAGGTGCGGTAGTTGACCGCTTGGATATTGTGATTCTTAGTGCGTTAGAAATTGATACTCAATTTAACGTCAACGTAATCTCTGGTTCTGATGGTGTCATTCGCGGAGCTTCTGGCGGCCACTGTGATACCGCCGCAGGCGCAAGTCTAGCGATTGTCGTTGCGCCACTTGTTCGCGGACGAATTCCAACTGTGGTGAGTCGCGTACTTAATACAGTAACGCCGGGTGAATCAGTGGATGTGTTGGTGACCGATCACGGTGTGGCGGTGAATCCAAAACGTGCGGATGTACGTGAGCAGTTAGAAAGCAAAGGTGTAGAACTGGTAGAGATTGAAGATCTTTATCAGCGCGCCATGACTTTAACGGGTGAACCAGTGCCGATTGAATTTGAAGAGCAAATTGTGGGTTATGTTCGCTACCGTGATGGTTCTGTGATTGATGTGATTAGGAGAGTAAAACAATGA
- the citE gene encoding citrate (pro-3S)-lyase subunit beta — protein MSQLRRSMLFVPGANAAMLSNTFIYKPDAIMFDLEDSVSIREKDTARMLVFHALQHPFYKDVETVVRVNPLDSEHGLNDLNAVVRGGADVVRLPKTDNAEDVLEMERHITEIERQCGRAVGSTKMMAAIESANGVNNAVDIAHCCPRLIGIALGAEDYVRDLRTQRSPEGTELLFARCSILQAARSAGIMAFDTVYSDANNEEGFLREAEHIKQLGFDGKSLINPRQIEIIHNVFAPTQKEVDYAIRVIEAAKEAEEQGLGVVSLNGKMVDSPIIERARWTLQKAESGIKQ, from the coding sequence ATGAGTCAATTACGTCGCAGCATGCTGTTTGTTCCTGGCGCTAACGCCGCCATGCTGAGCAACACTTTTATCTACAAGCCAGATGCCATCATGTTTGACTTGGAAGATTCCGTCTCTATTCGCGAAAAAGACACCGCAAGAATGTTGGTGTTTCATGCGCTGCAACACCCGTTTTATAAAGATGTTGAGACTGTGGTTCGCGTCAATCCTCTCGACTCTGAGCACGGCCTTAATGATCTTAATGCGGTAGTTCGCGGTGGTGCTGACGTGGTACGTCTACCTAAAACCGACAACGCTGAAGATGTGCTGGAGATGGAACGTCATATCACAGAGATTGAGCGTCAATGCGGTCGAGCAGTAGGCAGTACCAAAATGATGGCAGCCATTGAGTCGGCTAACGGGGTTAATAACGCTGTAGATATCGCACATTGTTGTCCGCGTCTGATCGGTATTGCGCTTGGTGCTGAAGATTATGTACGTGACTTGCGCACCCAGCGCTCTCCTGAAGGCACTGAGCTTTTGTTTGCCCGTTGTTCGATTCTGCAGGCGGCTCGTTCGGCTGGAATTATGGCGTTTGATACGGTTTATTCTGATGCCAATAACGAGGAAGGGTTCTTACGTGAAGCCGAGCACATCAAGCAACTAGGCTTTGATGGCAAGTCGTTGATTAACCCACGCCAAATCGAAATAATCCATAACGTATTTGCCCCAACGCAGAAAGAAGTGGACTACGCCATTCGCGTGATTGAAGCCGCGAAAGAAGCCGAAGAGCAAGGTCTCGGTGTGGTGTCCCTTAACGGCAAAATGGTCGATAGTCCAATCATTGAGCGCGCGCGCTGGACTCTTCAAAAAGCAGAATCAGGTATCAAACAGTAA
- the citC gene encoding [citrate (pro-3S)-lyase] ligase, whose translation MLDTYTLSRVSARNLNKWADIAAFLQRFNLGIDTDVERFIVAYSGEEIVACGGIAGNILKSIAIVDQLHGTGFSLKLMTELTSMAYEMGRYELFLFTKPQNVKLFRQSGFFPIAKVDGNLVLLENSQYRLRNYCRKLNRLKVDGNKVGGIVINANPFTLGHQYLIEQAAKDCDWLHLIVVKEEGSEFSYHDRFEMIKNGIRHIKNITVHPGSSYIISRATFPTYFIKSQGLINYCHTAIDLQLFRHFIAPALGITRRYVGSEPECVVTSHYNQQMKHWLTTDDLKWPSVEVIEFERKTVHHQPISASTVRSLLKQGQLKQLASLLPQTSIDYIQSHQLFTAVRSGEFAAA comes from the coding sequence ATGTTAGACACTTATACATTAAGCAGGGTTAGTGCTAGAAATCTGAACAAGTGGGCTGATATAGCTGCGTTCTTGCAACGCTTTAATCTTGGTATCGACACGGATGTAGAGCGCTTTATTGTCGCGTATTCAGGCGAGGAGATTGTGGCCTGCGGCGGGATTGCCGGAAATATTCTCAAGTCAATTGCTATCGTTGATCAACTGCATGGTACTGGGTTTTCATTGAAACTCATGACCGAACTAACATCCATGGCTTATGAAATGGGAAGATATGAATTATTCCTATTTACTAAACCACAGAATGTTAAATTATTTCGTCAATCTGGTTTCTTTCCTATTGCAAAAGTAGATGGGAATTTAGTTCTTTTAGAAAATAGTCAGTATCGTTTAAGAAACTATTGTCGAAAATTAAATCGATTAAAAGTTGATGGTAATAAAGTTGGTGGAATAGTTATTAATGCGAATCCATTTACTTTAGGTCATCAATATTTAATTGAGCAAGCAGCAAAAGATTGTGATTGGTTACATTTAATTGTGGTTAAAGAAGAAGGAAGTGAATTTTCTTATCACGACAGGTTTGAAATGATTAAAAACGGCATTAGACATATTAAGAATATAACGGTGCACCCAGGTTCTAGTTATATTATTTCACGTGCAACATTTCCGACTTACTTTATTAAGTCCCAAGGCTTGATTAATTACTGTCATACCGCCATCGACTTGCAACTATTTCGTCATTTCATTGCGCCAGCTTTGGGCATTACCCGTCGTTACGTGGGTAGTGAGCCAGAGTGTGTGGTCACTAGCCATTACAACCAACAAATGAAACATTGGCTGACCACGGACGACTTGAAGTGGCCATCGGTTGAGGTGATTGAATTTGAACGTAAAACCGTCCATCACCAACCTATATCCGCTTCAACGGTACGTTCGCTACTTAAGCAAGGGCAGCTTAAACAGCTCGCTTCGCTGCTACCACAGACATCCATCGATTACATCCAGAGTCATCAGTTGTTTACAGCGGTGCGCTCGGGTGAGTTTGCGGCTGCTTAG